One Longimicrobium terrae DNA segment encodes these proteins:
- a CDS encoding VWA domain-containing protein: MRFQFAHPWALLLLLLVPAWLAWIHRVTPAALRFARTGALRDAARGRGGVLGSLPDAMRAGAFAWLVLALAGPRTGASVQERSSEGIAIVVALDASPSMLTADMRPRNRLEAAKQTVFAFVRARENDRIGLVAFGGDAMTRVPLTTDYAALLEALDGLRGGELNDGTAIGDGIAAAANRLRRAPEKSRVIILMSDGMNNRGALDPRASARAAAALGIRVYTIGVGTDTTAPRAVARAGSGVRYADGPVSIDERLMTDVARQTGGRYFRARDTRALSAIYAEIDGLERTPVRVRRYLRHTEWYLPLLLAGAVLLLLEWLFRATRWGRVP, encoded by the coding sequence ATGAGGTTCCAGTTCGCCCATCCTTGGGCGCTCCTGCTGCTTCTTCTGGTCCCCGCGTGGCTGGCGTGGATCCACCGCGTAACCCCTGCGGCGCTGCGGTTTGCGCGGACGGGTGCGCTGCGCGACGCGGCGCGCGGGCGGGGAGGCGTTCTCGGATCTCTTCCCGACGCCATGCGTGCGGGCGCGTTCGCCTGGCTGGTGCTCGCCCTGGCCGGCCCGCGCACGGGGGCGTCCGTGCAGGAGCGGAGTTCCGAAGGCATCGCCATCGTCGTCGCCCTGGACGCGTCGCCCTCCATGCTCACGGCGGACATGCGGCCCCGCAACCGGCTGGAAGCCGCGAAGCAGACCGTTTTCGCCTTCGTCCGTGCGCGGGAGAACGACCGCATCGGCCTGGTGGCGTTCGGCGGCGACGCCATGACGCGCGTGCCGCTCACGACGGATTACGCGGCCCTGCTGGAGGCGCTGGACGGGCTGCGCGGGGGCGAATTGAACGACGGGACGGCGATCGGGGACGGGATTGCGGCGGCGGCCAACCGGCTGCGGCGCGCGCCGGAAAAGTCGCGCGTCATCATCCTGATGAGCGACGGGATGAACAACCGCGGCGCGCTGGATCCGCGCGCTTCGGCCCGCGCGGCGGCGGCGCTGGGCATCCGCGTCTACACCATCGGCGTGGGGACGGACACCACGGCGCCGCGGGCGGTGGCGCGCGCCGGCTCGGGCGTGCGGTACGCGGACGGCCCCGTGTCCATCGACGAACGTTTGATGACAGACGTGGCACGGCAGACGGGCGGCCGCTACTTCCGGGCGCGGGACACGCGCGCACTGTCCGCCATCTACGCGGAGATCGACGGGCTGGAGCGCACGCCCGTCCGTGTGCGCCGCTACCTGCGCCACACGGAGTGGTATCTGCCGCTGCTGCTGGCGGGCGCCGTGCTCCTGCTGCTGGAATGGCTGTTCCGCGCGACGCGGTGGGGGCGGGTGCCATGA